AAGCAAACTTGGTCTTCTCAGCTTTTCCCCTTTAATTACATCAAAACTTAAATTACTTAGTTTAATATATATTTTCGTATTTGGTTAATATTGAATTCTTTATATTTTGACAATTGCATTTTAAGTTCAATTATAAATAAATTTGCTTCTGAAATTTAAATACTTTTGAAACGTTTAAATAAAATCATTGGGAGGTCTAACAGTGTATTACAAAATACATAGAATCAGGACCTGGAGCAGAACATTTCAATGTTACGTTCAACAATTCGCCAGTTCATATTCCCATCACCTTCCAATGTAAGCACTTGATGCGTCTCAGTTCTTTCATATCCAGTCTTTGCCTACATACAAACATAGAAGCTTGAGGATTTCTTGAAGTCTACAGAAATGTCCTAACTTCTAACATTTTTCTAACATAGTTGTGTTGTTTTCTGTGTTGAAAAGCTTCACATCATGTATAAGAAACATAAAATAATATGCATCCACTTAGTGGTTGATTAGTATTTTAAATTGATGCTCTAATGCAAATTTATCAAATGAATATTTTGTATCTTGAAGTTTATAAATTTTAAGGATCCAATACTTGATTGCAGGTTCATCCTTTTGTGTTTATTTTTTGGTTATAGACAGACAATTTCTGTGCACTCAGCTTTGATTCCTTTTTGTAGAAGATCGATGGTTTATACATGGAAACGTCTAATCAAGCAAAAAAAATTAACAAAAAGCAAACAGTCAACTTATTTCAAAGCAAATGTAGTATCAGCTTAAGAGAGAAAAACACTTCTTGAATTTGAGTCGATAATCAAAGTTATGAGAACAAAACCTTTTAAAAAAAAAGAACATGAAATTGTACCATAACTAACCGGAATTTGATTTTTGTTCTAGCTAATTACCCCAACCCCATCTAATTAACAAACAATATATCTCTCTGCATTGAGTTATAAACTGATTTTTCTGCAAGAATTCTTTTTCTCATTACATAAAACTTTGTCCAAGTTTTCGACAATACAGGATCATAATTGCGTTAAGAAAGAAAAAAAGAACATAACATTTAAGTTTTGACGCAGTTAAAGAGGATAAGGCCTAAAAGACTGAGCTGAGCCTGAGGCTAGATCACCGTAGGGTCGAGCCACTTTGGTTCCGGCTTTCGATCAGCCTTTGCCAAACCATCTTTCCACAATGCAGAAGAGTCAATGATGCCACAAGGTAAAGAAGAGGAACGCCGATCACACAGCCTTCCGATGCAAAATTCACCAATGTCTGGTAAGTACCAAGACAACACAAAAGATTACGTTTTGAAGATAAGAAAAAACATGCATTAGCATTAGCATATCATCATATATAGCTGAAGGACACAAATCTGAAGATCATACCAACATTCCAGCAGAAAGGTGTATGACTGGAACTATAACTTGATCAACTTTGTTGCCTTTTGCATACCCTTCGAAAGCAATGACCATGGAGAATGTGTGGATCGTGACAAATGCAAGAGCAATGATCGCTGTAAAGACATGGTAAAGACTACATCATGAGTACAACTAGTCTACTATAAGGAAATAGAACCACCTACGACTCAGTCAACAAGTCACAGAGCTAATAATCTACGTAGTAAAAAACAAAACTTTGGGTTCAGTTGACTCACCAGAGACGAGAAAGAATGGGACCTTCGAACATCTGTCGACATAGAATGTGGCTGGACCAAATGCGGGAGTTAAGAGGCTCAAACAAAAGAAAACAGCATGAGCCACACCATGACCTAAACCCCCAGCTGCATGCAATTGACTACAACAGTCTTAGATCATATCAAATAGTAAGAAACCGGATGCACAACAAGGGCCTG
The DNA window shown above is from Brassica oleracea var. oleracea cultivar TO1000 chromosome C3, BOL, whole genome shotgun sequence and carries:
- the LOC106331345 gene encoding gamma-secretase subunit APH1-like, giving the protein MTVAAGIGYALLALGPSLSLFVSVISRKPFLILTLLSSTLVWLVSLIILSGLWRPFLPLKANVWWPYALLVLSSVCFQEALRFLFWKLYMRLEDVLDSFADRISRPRLFLTDKLQIALAGGLGHGVAHAVFFCLSLLTPAFGPATFYVDRCSKVPFFLVSAIIALAFVTIHTFSMVIAFEGYAKGNKVDQVIVPVIHLSAGMLTLVNFASEGCVIGVPLLYLVASLTLLHCGKMVWQRLIESRNQSGSTLR